A genomic segment from Streptomyces sp. NBC_00654 encodes:
- a CDS encoding rodlin yields the protein MIKKVLATGAVAASILGLGATQAMAIGNDGGTTSVNGNGAAQVFGNAATHGDWSPQFGLIQGSLNKPCIGLPLKANAGSLIGAVPISLQDINVLSSPQNQQCTENSTQAKGDEALSHILDSIPILSGNGAHNG from the coding sequence GTGATCAAGAAGGTTCTGGCTACGGGCGCTGTCGCCGCCTCCATCCTCGGTCTCGGCGCGACGCAGGCCATGGCGATCGGCAACGACGGAGGCACGACCTCGGTCAACGGTAACGGCGCCGCGCAGGTGTTCGGCAACGCTGCCACCCACGGTGACTGGAGCCCCCAGTTCGGCCTGATCCAGGGCTCGCTCAACAAGCCCTGCATCGGTCTGCCGCTGAAGGCCAACGCCGGTTCGCTGATCGGCGCCGTGCCGATCTCGCTCCAGGACATCAACGTCCTGTCGTCGCCGCAGAACCAGCAGTGCACCGAGAACTCCACCCAGGCCAAGGGTGACGAGGCCCTGTCGCACATCCTGGACAGCATCCCGATCCTCTCCGGCAACGGCGCCCACAACGGCTGA
- a CDS encoding chaplin: MKYTKVASVAVGALMALGFAAPAMADAGAEGIAVGSPGVLSGNVVQIPVHVPINICGNSVNIIGLLNPTFGNTCINS; this comes from the coding sequence GTGAAGTACACCAAGGTTGCCTCAGTCGCCGTCGGAGCCCTCATGGCGCTGGGATTCGCCGCGCCGGCCATGGCCGACGCGGGTGCCGAGGGCATCGCCGTTGGTTCCCCGGGCGTGCTGTCCGGCAACGTCGTGCAGATCCCGGTCCACGTTCCGATCAACATCTGCGGTAACAGCGTGAACATCATCGGTCTGCTGAACCCGACCTTCGGCAACACCTGTATCAACAGCTGA